The DNA region GTCTGGCAAGCGTTCCCGAAAGCTGAGGGCGAGAGTAATGCGcctgtttctttttttgcttttaaggCAGGGTTGTctagccttggcaacttttaagactcgtcgacttcaactcccagaattcccatgctggatttgaaatccacaggtcttatagttgccaaggttggacacccctgtcttaagcAAAGGGACCACGAAAATGAACTTAATTTACACTGAAGTGCTTCACTTGATTCCATTGCTACTTGATTACAAGcatagtggtgtgtgtgtgtgtgttgggggggaatCCTAGATGGCAATGAAACATCTAACTCCTCCACATGTTATCCTCAGATGTTATCATTCCCAACTCTCCTTGTTGATGCAGGGGGTGCAGGCATCTCACCCCTCTCCCCAATTGAAAGCTGTTTGGACAAATCCCCCCTAAAGTCAAACTTCAGGAACGGTTTATCTTCTTTACATGATACTGTATCAGCTGGAAGAATCCATGATTTTACTGctggtccttgatttatgaccacaattgagcccaaaagtgagagagttgagttttgccccattttaagactttcttgccacagttattaaataaatcactgcagctgttaagttagtaacacggctgttaagtgaatctggcttcccccattgactttgcttatcagaaggtcacaaaagtttaCCTTTATTGTCAGAATTCAATATGTGTGTGCAATGAGATTGTCTGATTCTCCCTTTGTGCACTCCCCAACCCAATataactcacagtgaaagacagAAAATCCATAACCCAGTGTATCCTTCTAACAAACACACAATTCTATTGCACCATgtgaacttagcaatagcaatagcagttagacttatatactgcttcatagggctttcagccctctctaagcggtttacagagtcagcatatcgcccccacagtctgggtcctcatttcacccacctcagaaggatggaaggttgagtcaaccttgagccggtgagattagaaccgctgaactgcagataacagtcagctgaagtggcctgcagtactgcaccctaaccactgcgccacctcggctcttattacaTGTTGCGCCGGCCCCGCAAGTCAATTGTACTATGTTGTTGTAAACTTATTTTCCATTCAGAAGTCTGACAACCCACAGATAAAAAACTGTACTTTAACCTTTGTTTGGCTGcttatgcttctatatctccttttcGATGGCAGGagaatgaagaagtgctgaccaGAGTGTGAGTTGTCCCTGAGAATTTTCCTTactcttctaaggcagcgagCCCTAGCGATGTCATCTTGTATCAAGGGACAGCACacaatgttttgtgctgtgctcaccaccctctgtaaTGTCTTTCTATCCATGGCTGTCGAGCCGGCATACCACACCGTAATGCAAtgagtgaggacactttctattgtggactgGTAAAAGGAGATCATCAGTTGTTGTTCCACTTTGTTTTTTTTGCAAGACCCTGAGGAAGTGGAGAGTCTGTTGGGCCTtgacgctgcaaccatcataaatacaggtgaaactcaaaaattagaatatcatgcaaaagttcatttatttcagtaatgcaacttaaaaggtgaaactaatatatgagataagactcattacatgcaactCCAGGCGATTGTACAAGACCCTGTATATATTTCCCATTTTATCTTACAATCCAAAAATATTCTAGTAGTCTCTCATCCAATTACTGCTTAGTCTTTTGTATCAACCAAGTCAACTActttgttttcccgaaaataagacaggatcttattttcttttgacccccaaaataagcacttggccttattttcagggaggtattatttttgaggtgaggagacagcaagcgtggtcacctcatggctgctgctgtgttgcaatattttggggaagggcttatttcagcacatgtgatcaaaagcccgattgggcttattatctgaggaggtcttattttgggggaaacagggtagatgttATATTTTAATAAACTAGGAGCAAGttgttttttcctttaaagaaTCAGTTAATAATCTTTTTGTTAACCTGgcctttgcattttaaaaatacttttaataatTGAAATATTACTGATTGTTTTTGTTATTGATTTTATTCTTTAGTTGtaatttctgaattttttttaaaaagtattgtgtATAAACTTTGAATCAGTGTTGCTAAATGACATTACAATGTTTTGAACAAAATTATTCCTGATGAGCAGCACACAACTTCAGAAGGTACCATCAAATGTAAACTTAAATGGTCCTTACTGAAATGCATGTTTAGATATATTCACACAAGTAGGTAATTTGATTACAATAATATTAATTTGTAAGGTATCTTTCgattttatatataatccagattttttttaaagtttcatacATTTTAATCAAACCCATTAAAGAAATATATTGCTTATAGAATTGGAATGTCAATATGCAAGAAAACACCTTTCTTCTTTAATCTCCATAAAATAGAGATTAAAGatccatttttttaataaaaaaaatcaaaattatataTAGAGATTTTGATGCTTTTGATGCTTTATATCATTATCATTTATAAATGGTATTAATAGTATATGGAACGTACACAGTGAAAAGGTACTCCTTTCATATCTTCTCGATGATCCCGAGCATAGTCCCATAGATAATAATCAAGGAGAACTGCATTGATCTTTTCACTCATGTTGTCACCTTTCTTTTTATAAAGTTCAAGCAAACTGCTGCAAATGAGCTCACAACACCAAATGCTACAACCTCGAATCTCCACTTCCTGACTGTCTCCAAACTGGAACATATGCCCTGCAAGGTAGGGAAGGGTCAAAGAAAGTCACATGAATAAAGAAAatgggaataaaagaggaaatattttaatcaatgtatgcctaacctttttttttttttttacattaaccAGGCTCATTCAAGTTACATATTTTCAGTATCTTAATCTACCAAGTAATTACCATACTACTAAATCGAAAAGGGTTGCAGTAGTTTTGAATTGCTTATTTATGTCTTATTCCCCCATATTTTCTTTGCCCTTCATAACATTCCTAATACTTTTCCTAACTAGGGGCAAATGTGCCCTTCAGAAGGATCTTTGATAGTTCTGTTTGAGTAGGCTGTTACTCAAGGGGCTGCCTATAGCATATCAGGAGAAGGGCTTCACATTAGAGGTATTGTTTCCTGCATTGTACTCCACAGAAAAAGGCAATCTTTTTGCAGAAGGAAGCATCTAACAAATTACTGGAATCTCAGAAAGAAAATGGCTCCTCTCAGCTCAGTATACACTGATTGGATAATAGCCATAGATTTTTGAATGGCAAGAGGAACAAAGATGCAGGAAGTTTAAGAAATGTAGTAGAAATCAAGAAAAGTGGTCTAATAATTAATTTCCACATACAAGATTAAATCCATAAATGAGAGATTCCTAGTGCTTCTGATATAACAGTAATAGAAAGTGAAGGTTgttgaattttattagaatttattttaGAGTAGACAAAGAAGTATGACTTCAGTGTCAATATAAACTATTTAGCAACAGTTAAACAGAGAATTGTAAATAGGCCGACATGTCTCCCTGATAAAGTTAAACATACAACTATCTGCAGTTATTAAActtcttggtaaaaaaaaaatcccaatcatGAACTTGCAACATGGGCAATTGAGTGGGCAATCGAGTATTTGCACTCTTGAATGCAAATCCTCAAcccttacaaaagttcatttttcAAATGGATTGATGAAATCTTGTCCACTATTTTAAAAGCTTGCATAGCTTGCCAGCTATGTGTCTTCAGAATCATCTTAAATTTGGTCTCCCTTGTTAATACACATATTCTGGAAGACGTTGTTAGTTTTTCCCTGCTTATATGACATAAGGAGAGGAGAGGCCAGGCACTGCTTTCTGTTATGGCTCTGGCATTTTGAAATAGCCCCTctagatttttaattttatttaattacatttaaacaCTATTTTGAAACCATAGCAACCCTAAGTGGTTCACCATGTCAACAGCCAACAAGATACAATAAAAATGGTTTGCAATCTAGATATTAATTTAACCCAGTTGGTTAAGATGGTAGTTGCAATCTCCTGAATAAAGACCTTCCTCTTTGTATATGCAAGTGACATTGACACTTGTACAAAGGGTTTAATTTACATGGTGACAATTACCAACTTTACTTTTGATTCCTCAATACTGTTAGAAAGGgacatagatggatggaaggaacatAAGATTTGGAAATCACAAGTACACGTGGACTGATGTACCAGGGAAAAAAACCTGGGTATAGATGTTTTAGCAATCAAATTCCTTATGTTCATCAcctagaaataattttaaaatgaaatgtcttctTTCCTAGACAAGAAATGACATTCTATATTTGAAATACCAGAACAGAACATTTGTAAAAGAATTttacttttcccttccttttatttttctttctttctgcataataaaaaatgaaaaagtaaggTACTCTGTTAACACTGTCTTTCACATTTATACACAAAAGTTAGTAATTGGGGCTTACTCCAAGGTTTCTTTGTAGGAATGTAGACTGTCACGAATGAAGGCAATTGTAGATAACTCTGGGAATACATAACTCTCAATTTCTCTTatgtttatttctgttttctgtttattttttactaccggttctgtgggcatggcttggtgggcgtggtaggggaaggatactataaaatctccattcccctggagtgaggaaggttactgcaaaatcctcatgggactcaggaggtatagaatagatgggggcagggccagtaagaggtgatatttacctgttctccgaactactcaaatttccgctaccggttctccagcaatggtcagaacctgctgaataccacctctgctcaaaAGACTACTGATAAAACATGTCAGGTGAAATAGAAATTCTTCATgatcatgaatattttaatacCTTTCTTAAGTTTGTTCATTAATTCTTCTGAATATCTCATTGCTTCTAAATGAACAAGAACTTGTGGTATCCTGTAATCAGCAAATATAGAGATTTTGGAAATATCACTGAAGCAGCCATCTCCTTTCCCCTCCAACACGCTCCAGGTGTCAGCCACAAGGATCTGAGCCCGTTTGTAAAAAGCTACCTTTTTACCCTggtaggaaaaggagaaaaaacaacaacaaagtaatTAGAATGATTATAGTCACATTTACAGATTTTAATTGTTATTTCAATATGTTTTTCTTACCACCTTTCATTTCAAAAGAAGCTAAATATGGGAATTATATGAAATATGACAGCTTATACAGGAGGAGGTTAAAGTACCATATTTATGAGTGGGAAGTTACAGGGTCAAACCCACCAACATGAAACAAAATCTCCTGGAGGATTCTTAGGCAGTCACTTTATCTTAACACAAATCTACTCCATAAGGTTCTTGCTCTGTTAGAGGAGAGAACACTATGTACTCTACACTATTTTTGCATTAGTTTCATTATTGCAAAAGCATTGCAAAAAATCAAAAACAGAGATGCAATAAAATATGATGTAAGAGCAAAACACTGTAAAAAGTATTCAGTAATGCCTTCCCTCTTTCATTTTTCCCAAACTATTACCTGTTACAGTGCTTACGGTAATTATAACCTGCCTTAAGCTTTTAGAGTTATTGCTGATATATTATGTGCTTGAGTCAATTTTTCCAGTTGTTTTAATCAATCTCTTTTGTCTGAAAGCCATATCTTGTCTTGCtaacaaatatgttttatttaaggGAACCATTTCTGCCTTAATTTGGTTAGACTTTTGTTCTGAATATTGGATATAGCCTATTTCTCTATTGCTCTCAATCTTATATCATCAGCAAAGGTTATCTTTTCTAAAATTGTGCCCACTGGATTCTTGCCATTGTCATCATATATCTTGGTAAATGgtgatattttttatttatacacaCTGGAATAATTCTTAACACAAATAGGTGTGGTTTCGATTAGCAGTTTGGGAATATTGGTCATACGATTAATGGCCTCACTATCTATGTTAGATAATAAGATTACAGGAGATGTGTGCTGTGATATTTTCCACCCTGCCACAGCACAAAATGAGACACTATGGTATGCAGCAATTCCTTGTCCatttttatcattaaaaaaaaaatgaaaccaagaGGCTAGTTGAAAATGCAGACTATAAGAGATTTACCTGAAATGTAGCTTCATCTCTAAAAGATGGGAAATTTTCCACTATTGTCTGTAATAATTTTTGGGCACTTTTCCCACTTTCTTTAACACATGTGACGTAGGAGCCCCCAAATTTCTCCAGCAGAATTGTTCCAGCTTCATTTAGTACACGATGTCTCTCCTCGATTAAAGGCATAGGCACTTCTGTATCAGAACGAAATGCATGCTTCAACTGACCCAAGGTCATAGTGGCAAAATAAGAAGCACTAGTAATGGGTGTTCCTTCAGAAAGGGcaacaaatagaaaagaatacCTCTTAATTACATTTGAGATAATTAGTAAAATACAAGacgaaaattttttaaaaatgttccaatTAGGAAGCAAGTAAACAGAATTTATTCAGGCTGATTATTGGATCAACGTAAGAATTTATTTCTCAGTTAATTTACCTCTAAACATGATATACTGGACCTGCTATTGGAATTACAATTTAATATACTTTTCTATtgaggttattttttaaaaatggaaatatttataatttttaaaaatacttttttcttttgactGACATTAGTGAAGACAACTCAGTAGCTGAAGATGATCATTCATGAGAAAGAGGGGAGGATACCTTAATGTTCTCTGAGTTGAATTTGACTGCTGGTGACTTCAAAGACCTGTCCATGCATGTTCTCTGCGTAACAGCATAGAAGAAATTTACCATGATTGATCAACCTCTAGTAGCCTTATCCTGCTTAGCTACTTTTTGACCAAGGTGATGCTGAATGCTCCAATGGATAGAGACCTTGCAAAAAAAGCTGTGGTTCTTGCAATTTTAAGCaattaaaatat from Thamnophis elegans isolate rThaEle1 chromosome 3, rThaEle1.pri, whole genome shotgun sequence includes:
- the C3H9orf64 gene encoding queuosine salvage protein codes for the protein MEAFLNPKESAKFIAENSKDVYIEDSGVQKVAEMLFDKVTGKEFSVAGWKSSHELNPQEASEDAVNWVFVADVLNFSFWSEHEDHKCLVKYKGKTYSGYWSLCAAINRALDEGTPITSASYFATMTLGQLKHAFRSDTEVPMPLIEERHRVLNEAGTILLEKFGGSYVTCVKESGKSAQKLLQTIVENFPSFRDEATFQGKKVAFYKRAQILVADTWSVLEGKGDGCFSDISKISIFADYRIPQVLVHLEAMRYSEELMNKLKKGHMFQFGDSQEVEIRGCSIWCCELICSSLLELYKKKGDNMSEKINAVLLDYYLWDYARDHREDMKGVPFHCVRSIYY